A single Silvibacterium dinghuense DNA region contains:
- a CDS encoding PhoH family protein, with amino-acid sequence MTKKALDITPNLEPLFGTRDENLRLMEDMLHVRIDLQSDAVVVEGAPQNIVRVERIFADYEAMCKAGQCPQGAELHSMLRLVVADPAVSLRSLTESGKQRAAGGIKRMVQPRSINQRRYVESIEQNDMAFGIGPAGTGKTYLAVAMAASALLAKKVSRIILVRPAVEAGEKLGFLPGSLQEKVDPYLRPLYDALYDLLEPERVDRMLEKNIIEVAPLAFMRGRTLNDAFVIMDEAQNTTSEQMKMFLTRLGNNSKAVITGDITQIDLPNPRKSGLVEAMSILEGVDGIAFTHFESGDVVRHQLVQRIIQAYDNFGRQQPELPLRMPEGDGSSASKPQ; translated from the coding sequence TTGACCAAAAAAGCGCTCGACATCACGCCGAACCTTGAGCCCCTTTTCGGGACCCGCGATGAAAACCTCAGGCTCATGGAGGACATGCTCCATGTGCGCATCGATCTCCAATCGGATGCCGTGGTGGTGGAGGGCGCGCCGCAGAACATCGTGCGGGTCGAGCGCATCTTTGCCGACTACGAGGCCATGTGCAAGGCGGGGCAGTGCCCCCAGGGCGCGGAGCTGCACAGCATGCTGCGGCTGGTCGTCGCCGATCCGGCGGTGTCGCTGCGCTCGCTCACGGAGAGCGGCAAGCAGCGTGCGGCGGGCGGCATCAAGCGCATGGTGCAGCCGCGGTCGATCAACCAGCGGCGCTACGTCGAGTCGATCGAGCAGAACGACATGGCCTTCGGGATCGGGCCGGCGGGCACCGGCAAGACGTACCTTGCCGTAGCCATGGCCGCCTCGGCGCTGCTGGCGAAGAAGGTCAGCCGCATCATCCTAGTGCGTCCGGCGGTCGAGGCCGGAGAGAAGCTGGGTTTCCTGCCCGGCAGCCTGCAGGAGAAGGTCGATCCCTACCTCCGTCCGCTCTATGACGCGCTCTATGACCTGCTCGAGCCGGAGCGCGTGGACCGTATGCTGGAGAAGAACATCATCGAGGTTGCGCCGCTGGCCTTCATGCGCGGACGCACGCTGAACGATGCCTTCGTCATCATGGATGAGGCGCAGAACACGACCAGCGAGCAGATGAAGATGTTCCTCACACGCCTGGGCAACAATTCCAAGGCCGTCATCACCGGGGACATTACGCAGATCGATCTCCCCAATCCGCGCAAATCCGGGCTGGTGGAGGCGATGTCGATCCTCGAGGGCGTGGACGGCATTGCTTTCACGCACTTTGAGAGCGGTGACGTGGTGCGTCACCAGCTGGTGCAGCGCATCATCCAGGCCTACGACAACTTCGGCCGTCAGCAGCCGGAGCTGCCGCTGCGCATGCCGGAAGGCGATGGCTCGAGCGCCTCGAAACCGCAGTAA
- the ybeY gene encoding rRNA maturation RNase YbeY: MIDIDPEIEEKFGRTALKRARLTRFLAAAQAEARLKGEVSVLLTGDAEIRRLNRDYRKKDKATDVLSFPADEMGQAMGIAGDLAISVETAAREAESRGHALVIELEVLLLHGALHLAGYDHEVDDGEMARKEERLRKKLGLEAGLILRTLGKAKPAEKNTSPVKKSAKKAPAKKAVAKQVSAKKVATHKDSRSRAR, translated from the coding sequence ATGATCGACATCGACCCAGAGATAGAGGAGAAGTTCGGGCGGACCGCGCTCAAGCGGGCGCGGCTCACGCGCTTTCTGGCCGCCGCGCAGGCCGAGGCGCGCCTGAAGGGCGAAGTTTCCGTGCTGCTGACCGGCGATGCGGAGATTCGCCGCCTGAATCGCGACTATCGCAAGAAGGACAAGGCGACGGACGTGCTCTCTTTCCCGGCTGACGAGATGGGGCAGGCGATGGGCATTGCCGGTGATCTGGCGATCTCGGTCGAAACCGCCGCACGCGAGGCCGAATCGCGCGGGCATGCGCTGGTGATCGAGCTGGAAGTGCTGCTGCTGCATGGTGCGCTGCACCTGGCCGGATACGACCACGAGGTCGACGACGGCGAGATGGCGCGCAAGGAAGAGCGCCTGCGCAAGAAGCTAGGGCTGGAAGCAGGTCTGATCTTGCGGACCCTGGGTAAAGCGAAGCCTGCGGAGAAAAACACTTCACCTGTGAAGAAAAGCGCGAAGAAGGCGCCTGCAAAAAAGGCTGTTGCGAAGCAGGTCTCCGCGAAGAAAGTGGCAACGCATAAAGACTCCAGGAGCCGCGCGCGATGA
- a CDS encoding helix-turn-helix domain-containing protein has protein sequence MPKKFRSDAMAAVHEAAADLYRVGGMDRKTMRKFDALCLTPVQEMTPAQIRALRDREQASQAVFAAYLNVTPSLVSKWERGEKRPQGASLKLLSLVAKKGLEVVA, from the coding sequence ATGCCTAAGAAGTTTCGCAGCGATGCCATGGCAGCTGTGCACGAGGCTGCGGCGGATCTCTACCGTGTAGGAGGCATGGATCGTAAGACGATGCGGAAGTTCGATGCACTCTGCCTGACCCCGGTCCAGGAGATGACGCCGGCCCAGATTCGCGCACTGCGCGATAGGGAACAGGCGAGTCAGGCGGTCTTCGCAGCCTATCTGAACGTGACGCCAAGCCTGGTGAGTAAATGGGAGCGCGGCGAGAAGCGTCCGCAGGGCGCGTCGCTGAAGCTGCTTTCGCTGGTAGCGAAGAAGGGGCTGGAGGTCGTGGCGTAA
- a CDS encoding type II toxin-antitoxin system RelE/ParE family toxin: MPRQPLAVYKSRPFARFQRKARISDADLLQAAKAAEQGLIDADLGGGVIKQRIARAGEGKSGGSRSIIFFRRGDRLVYVYGFEKKDRANIRLDELDAFRELARVVLGYTEAEIAQRVRDGALLQVGPSGEEGNA; encoded by the coding sequence ATGCCCCGGCAGCCGCTGGCGGTTTATAAGAGCAGGCCGTTTGCACGCTTCCAGCGGAAAGCGCGTATATCCGATGCTGATTTACTGCAGGCAGCAAAGGCAGCCGAGCAGGGGCTGATCGATGCGGACCTCGGAGGCGGGGTCATCAAACAGCGAATCGCGCGGGCAGGAGAAGGGAAATCTGGCGGCTCCAGATCGATCATCTTCTTCCGGCGGGGTGACAGGCTGGTGTACGTCTATGGTTTCGAGAAGAAGGACCGGGCAAATATTCGTCTGGATGAGCTCGACGCCTTTCGAGAACTCGCACGAGTGGTACTTGGCTATACGGAGGCCGAAATCGCGCAGCGGGTGAGGGATGGTGCCTTGTTGCAAGTTGGACCTTCGGGGGAGGAAGGCAATGCCTAA